A genomic region of Brachyhypopomus gauderio isolate BG-103 unplaced genomic scaffold, BGAUD_0.2 sc114, whole genome shotgun sequence contains the following coding sequences:
- the LOC143497887 gene encoding E3 ubiquitin-protein ligase TRIM39-like: MEESASLQGRRGSMDKPPEFTRDSSSLLSEDQFMCSVCLDEFTDPVTTPCGHNFCKTCLTQYWDNSPHCMCPLCKETFTKRPELKINTTLKDVVDHFKKKKSLDKPDILCDVCTGVKLKAVKSCLDCGATFCKSHLELHNSLPKHKKHKLINPVENVEDYICQKHERPLELFCREDEMCVCQFCTEGEHRTHNTVTIEEESGEKRTQLEKTQSVVQQMIQERLKKMEEIKHSVELRKKSTEREIADSIEVFTALVHSIERRQAELLQVMEEKQKAAERQAEGLIKDLEQEITELKRRDSELEQLSHTEDHIHLLQIYPTMNRPPHTKNWTDISIDTDVNVETVRKVLSQLQKTLNTKLSETLNTKLKQAVCTELKRSQQYAVDVTLDPDTAHPKLVLSDDGKQVTHGHTKRNLPDNPKRFDIYVNVLGKEGFSSGRFYYEVQVKGKTEWDVGVARESVDRKGKITMTPQNGFWTVILMNENQYSACVDTLVPLTLREKLQTVGVFVDYEEGLVSFYDVEARSHIYSFTGQSFTEKLYPFFCPGINYGGKNSAPLIISYMCKTE; the protein is encoded by the exons ATGGAAGAATCGGCATCACTACAAGGTAGAAGGGGGAGCATGGATAAACCACCTGAGT TCACACGTGACTCCAGCAGCCTCCTGTCTGAGGATCAGTTCatgtgttctgtctgtctggATGAGTTCACTGATCCAGTCACCACTCCATGTGGACACAACTTCTGTAAGACCTGCCTCACACAATACTGGGACAACAGTCCACACTGTATGTGTCCACTATGTAAGGAGACATTCACAAAGAGACCTGAACTCAAGATTAATACAACACTGAAAGATGTAGTGGATCACTTCAAGAAGAAAAAAAGTCTTGATAAACCTGATATTCTTTGTGACGTCTGCACTGGAGTGAAATTGAAGGCTGTAAAATCCTGTTTGGACTGTGGTGCGACATTTTGTAAGTCTCATCTAGAGCTCCATAATAGTCTTCCAAAACACAAGAAACACAAACTAATAAACCCTGTGGAGAACGTGGAGGACTACATATGTCAGAAACATGAGAGACCCCTTGAGCTGTTCTGTAGAGAAgacgagatgtgtgtgtgtcagttctgcacTGAGGGAGAACACAGGACTCACAACACTGTTACcatagaggaggagagtggagagaaAAGG ACACAGCTGGAGAAGACACAGTCAGTGGTCCAGCAGATGATTCAAGAGAGACTGAAGAAGATGGAAGAGATCAAACACTCAGTAGAGCTCAGAAAG aaaagcacagagagagagattgcagaCAGCATTGAGGTCTTCACTGCTCTGGTGCACTCCATTGAGAGAAGACAGGCTGAGCTGCTTCAAGTGATGGAGGAGAAGCAGAAAGCAGCAGAGAGGCAGGCTGAAGGACTCATTAAAGACCTGGAGCAGGAGATCACTGAACTaaagaggagagacagtgagctGGAGCAGCTCTCCCACACTGAGGACCACATCCACCTCCTACAG ATCTACCCAACCATGAACAGACCTCCACACACCAAGAACTGGACTGACATCAGTATTGACACTGATGTGAATGTGGAGACTGTGAGGAAagttctctctcagcttcagaaGACTCTGAATACGAAACTCAGCGAAACACTGAATACTaagttaaaacaagcag TCTGCACAGAATTGAAGAGGAGTCAACAGTATGCAG TGGATGTGACTCTGGATCCTGATACAGCTCATCCCAAACTCGTCCTGTCTGATGATGGAAAACAAgtgacacatggacacacaaaaCGGAATCTCCCTGACAACCCAAAGAGATTTGATATATATGTCAATGTCCTGGGAAAGGAGGGGTTCTCATCAGGGAGATTTTACTATGAGGTTCAGGTCAAGGGGAAGACTGAGTGGGATGTAGGAGTGGCCAGAGAGTCTGTTGACAGGAAGGGCAAGATTACAATGACCCCTCAGAATGGATTCTGGACTGTGATTCTGATGAATGAGAATCAGTATTCAGCTTGTGTTGACACCCTTGTCCCCCTCACCCTGAGAGAGAAGCTCCAGACAGTGGGGGTGTTTGTGGATTATGAGGAGGGTCTGGTCTCCTTTTATGATGTGGAGGCCAGGTCTCATATCTACTCTTTCACTGGTCAGTCCTTCACTGAGAAACTCTACCCTTTCTTCTGCCCAGGTATAAATTATGGAGGTAAAAACTCAGCTCCACTGATCATCTCATATATGTGTAAGACTGAGTGA